The Gemmata palustris genome includes a region encoding these proteins:
- a CDS encoding WD40 repeat domain-containing protein gives MRLIEADLGEVRAVAVSPDGRFVAAAGNKSFGVFHWATGEPVPGTQGLGKSEQIAFAPGAQWTARATFGRLWLDGIAAPVSLPPNPAVRFTGGVAVSPDGKVLVATSVRNSSEQAKLERWALPALRSITGVDFWSPFSRLAFSPDGEFLAGIWSSGFELRFAVSGGLDYRHRMPRDYRFTAPGFVSFDRDSGTCVFGWDGEFHALDISTGTSKPGRRVEALFRDAAFAPSADRFVTVGDDGRLKLWNPQSWEVTREYDWGCGPLTCLAFTADGSAGVCGTADGRLVQFDVDE, from the coding sequence ATGCGATTGATCGAAGCGGACCTGGGCGAAGTGCGCGCGGTGGCCGTATCGCCCGATGGCCGGTTCGTCGCCGCGGCCGGAAACAAGTCCTTTGGGGTGTTCCACTGGGCCACGGGCGAACCGGTACCCGGCACACAGGGACTCGGAAAGTCCGAACAGATTGCGTTCGCGCCGGGCGCCCAATGGACGGCGCGCGCTACCTTCGGTCGGCTCTGGCTCGACGGAATCGCGGCCCCCGTTTCGCTTCCGCCGAATCCGGCCGTTCGGTTTACGGGCGGTGTCGCCGTGTCGCCGGACGGCAAAGTATTGGTCGCGACCAGTGTCCGCAATTCCTCCGAACAGGCAAAGTTGGAGCGGTGGGCACTACCCGCCTTGCGGTCGATCACCGGGGTTGATTTTTGGTCGCCGTTCAGCCGGCTCGCGTTCAGCCCGGACGGTGAGTTTCTGGCCGGTATCTGGAGCAGTGGTTTTGAACTACGATTCGCCGTTTCGGGCGGTTTGGACTACCGCCACCGGATGCCCCGAGACTACAGATTCACCGCACCCGGCTTCGTCTCATTTGACCGCGACAGCGGCACCTGTGTGTTCGGGTGGGACGGCGAGTTTCACGCCCTCGACATTTCGACGGGCACGAGCAAACCGGGCCGGAGGGTTGAGGCGCTGTTCCGCGACGCGGCGTTTGCTCCTTCCGCCGATCGGTTCGTAACTGTCGGGGACGACGGGCGCCTGAAGCTCTGGAACCCGCAATCGTGGGAGGTCACGCGCGAGTACGACTGGGGGTGCGGACCGCTAACGTGTCTCGCGTTCACCGCCGACGGCTCAGCCGGCGTGTGCGGCACCGCCGACGGGCGCCTCGTGCAGTTCGACGTGGACGAATGA
- a CDS encoding SgcJ/EcaC family oxidoreductase, which translates to MTAWEEAWNARDAEALAALYHDDAVNHQVAFGAPRVGRDTMRADFRECFAAFPDSFTRVEVTLIDGDRAAVEWFGGATWAGPFAGRASTGATFTLRGCGFFLITGGKIKAQRGYFDRATWFGQLGLPVG; encoded by the coding sequence ATGACAGCGTGGGAAGAGGCGTGGAACGCGCGCGACGCGGAGGCGCTCGCGGCCCTCTACCACGACGACGCGGTCAACCACCAGGTCGCGTTCGGCGCCCCGCGCGTCGGGCGCGACACGATGCGCGCGGACTTCCGCGAGTGCTTCGCCGCGTTCCCGGACAGTTTCACCCGCGTCGAGGTCACGCTGATCGACGGCGATCGCGCCGCGGTGGAGTGGTTCGGCGGCGCGACGTGGGCCGGTCCGTTCGCCGGGCGCGCCTCGACCGGTGCGACGTTCACGCTCCGCGGGTGCGGGTTCTTCCTCATCACGGGCGGCAAGATCAAGGCGCAGCGGGGCTACTTCGATCGCGCGACGTGGTTCGGTCAACTCGGCTTGCCGGTCGGTTGA
- a CDS encoding N(4)-(beta-N-acetylglucosaminyl)-L-asparaginase, with protein sequence MAEPITIATWPFGKTAVEAAMKVLAKGEPALDAALAGAQAVEDDTSIRNSVGFGSLPDRLGRLTLDACVMDGRTLACGSVACVEHIRHPAALARRVMEKTPHVMLVGEGAKWFALQQGFPLEVPYTAESIKEWLDAHPDLKKKEKPGKSPVRADGASDITVNEFNHDTVTVLSLDKKGHLGGVCTTSGLGYKLPGRVGDSPIIGAGLYVDDLAGAAGGTGVGEEIIRIGASLFIAEQMRAGKTPQEACELACKRANAAAGRRGVHPARVAFLALDPKGNVGAACTEKTDFKYAVGRGDKVELLTAKEIGPTA encoded by the coding sequence ATGGCAGAACCAATCACGATCGCCACTTGGCCGTTCGGTAAGACCGCAGTCGAAGCCGCGATGAAGGTGCTTGCGAAGGGCGAGCCCGCTCTCGACGCGGCCCTGGCCGGAGCGCAGGCGGTCGAGGACGACACAAGTATCCGTAACTCGGTGGGCTTCGGGAGTTTGCCGGACCGCCTGGGCCGGCTCACGCTCGATGCGTGCGTAATGGACGGCCGGACGCTCGCGTGCGGTTCGGTGGCGTGCGTCGAGCACATCCGGCACCCCGCCGCACTCGCCCGGCGCGTGATGGAAAAAACTCCGCACGTCATGCTCGTGGGCGAGGGGGCAAAGTGGTTCGCGCTGCAACAGGGCTTCCCGCTGGAAGTTCCGTACACCGCGGAGAGCATTAAAGAGTGGCTCGACGCGCACCCGGATCTCAAGAAGAAAGAAAAGCCCGGCAAATCACCGGTTCGAGCCGACGGCGCGTCCGATATCACCGTGAACGAATTCAACCACGACACAGTGACGGTGCTGTCGCTGGACAAGAAGGGGCACCTCGGCGGGGTCTGCACCACGAGCGGGTTGGGATACAAGTTGCCCGGCCGCGTCGGGGATTCGCCCATCATTGGGGCCGGGTTGTACGTCGACGACCTCGCGGGCGCTGCCGGCGGAACGGGTGTCGGCGAAGAGATCATCCGCATCGGTGCGAGCCTGTTCATCGCCGAGCAGATGCGCGCCGGCAAAACGCCCCAAGAAGCGTGCGAACTGGCCTGCAAGCGGGCGAACGCCGCGGCCGGGCGCCGAGGGGTTCATCCCGCCCGAGTCGCGTTCCTGGCACTCGACCCGAAGGGGAACGTCGGCGCGGCCTGCACCGAGAAGACGGACTTCAAGTACGCCGTTGGGCGCGGCGATAAAGTGGAACTGCTCACCGCAAAAGAGATCGGGCCAACGGCTTGA
- a CDS encoding MFS transporter, with amino-acid sequence MPDEIARLRRWQAVTVVTLFTGYAGYYVCRSNLSVASPLLLEEYGPAGLTKAHIGDVASVGVLFYAIGKALNGVIAEYLGGRRIFLLGMFASVACTVLFALAPLGAGPLAGVASSFGFPVAVLLPFLVVWAANRFVQSMGWGGLVQITSRWFTAGRMATVMGVLTMSYLLGDALARLYLGGIVEAGFGWRGVFFASAATLGAIGCISFFTLKNRPSVVGLPDPPPPPGNVYGADAGHEKISLRGLLGPLFSSFTFWLVCLMNVGLTLIRETFNLWNPTYLKEVVKLDAGTAGMASLVFPLIGAVAALFAGWLVDRLNGRYGLVVVSSLAGLIVVLGVFAWAPLEGQTWAALALIGAVALFLLAPYTFCSGVLAVKLGGQRGGSTAAGIIDTAGYLGATLAGSGVGRIAQHYGWGTAFGALAGVATLTMLVATVYALRTPSDAPPAEPEDDGNYS; translated from the coding sequence GTGCCCGACGAAATTGCCCGGCTCCGCCGCTGGCAGGCCGTTACGGTCGTCACACTGTTCACCGGCTACGCGGGCTACTACGTGTGCCGGTCGAACCTGTCGGTCGCGTCGCCCCTGCTGCTCGAAGAGTACGGACCGGCCGGACTCACGAAAGCACACATCGGCGACGTCGCGTCCGTGGGCGTGCTGTTCTACGCGATCGGCAAAGCGCTCAACGGGGTCATTGCCGAGTACCTCGGTGGCCGGCGCATCTTCTTGCTCGGCATGTTCGCATCAGTCGCGTGTACGGTTTTGTTCGCGCTCGCGCCGTTGGGCGCGGGACCGCTCGCGGGCGTCGCGAGCAGCTTCGGCTTTCCGGTCGCGGTGCTGCTGCCGTTCCTCGTGGTGTGGGCCGCGAACCGGTTCGTGCAGTCGATGGGGTGGGGCGGGCTGGTACAGATCACGTCGCGCTGGTTCACCGCGGGCCGCATGGCGACCGTGATGGGCGTGCTGACGATGAGTTACCTGCTCGGCGACGCGCTCGCGCGCCTCTACCTCGGCGGGATCGTGGAAGCCGGGTTCGGGTGGCGCGGGGTGTTCTTCGCGTCCGCGGCGACGCTCGGCGCGATCGGCTGCATCAGCTTCTTCACACTCAAGAACCGCCCCTCGGTGGTCGGGCTGCCGGACCCGCCGCCGCCGCCGGGTAACGTCTACGGGGCCGATGCGGGGCACGAAAAAATTTCGCTCCGGGGGCTGCTCGGGCCGCTGTTTTCGAGCTTCACGTTCTGGCTCGTGTGCCTGATGAACGTGGGGCTGACGCTCATCCGCGAAACGTTCAACTTGTGGAACCCGACGTACCTGAAGGAAGTGGTGAAGCTGGACGCGGGCACGGCGGGGATGGCGAGCCTCGTGTTCCCGCTCATTGGTGCGGTAGCGGCTCTGTTCGCCGGGTGGCTCGTGGACCGGCTCAACGGGCGCTACGGCCTGGTCGTCGTGTCGTCGCTCGCGGGGCTGATCGTTGTACTCGGCGTGTTCGCGTGGGCACCGCTCGAGGGCCAGACGTGGGCCGCGCTCGCGCTGATCGGTGCGGTGGCCCTGTTCCTGCTCGCGCCGTACACGTTCTGCTCCGGCGTGCTCGCAGTAAAACTCGGCGGGCAGCGCGGCGGATCGACCGCGGCCGGCATCATCGACACGGCCGGGTACCTCGGCGCGACGCTCGCCGGGTCCGGTGTCGGGCGCATTGCCCAACATTACGGTTGGGGAACGGCGTTCGGCGCGCTCGCGGGTGTGGCCACGCTGACGATGCTCGTCGCCACGGTGTACGCGCTCCGCACACCGTCCGATGCACCTCCTGCAGAACCTGAAGACGATGGCAATTACTCCTGA
- a CDS encoding tyrosine-type recombinase/integrase gives MSQGKAKIVEFRGEKITLAELSKRTGIGVATLRTRIVTCGKSVEEAATVPVRKKSRFGGRHPVNVPRPVPKFKRHPSGRAYSRWKMLGKVNERYFGKHGTTEANTAYRRFAQDWTAGKYDAATESGMKSAGGISVAALAEKWLSHVRDYYTKDGKPTSEVRTCTAAARLLIESGENRLAVDFDPAALRTCRQLFIDRGGVRASVNAYVGRIVRMFAWGAGQSLVPPTVHGALKLVEKLKAGRSAAPDRAKKRPATDAQIEATLPHLAPTDAKRRAKLVTMIRLQRLTGMRPGEVCALEAGDLERTTDVWIYRVGKANKNRHRGKAQTYYLGPKAVSLLAPYLEGNPAGPIFGEGPEDYSQAIIRASVKAKCRWTPHQLRHALATEVAEKFRSLDYAAAAIGDTRAVAEAFYVHMDPQMRAKIEIARAMG, from the coding sequence ATGTCGCAGGGGAAAGCCAAGATCGTGGAATTTCGCGGCGAGAAGATCACGCTTGCGGAACTGTCGAAGCGCACCGGGATCGGCGTAGCAACCCTGCGCACCCGGATCGTCACTTGTGGCAAAAGTGTCGAGGAAGCGGCGACGGTGCCCGTGCGCAAGAAGTCCCGGTTCGGCGGGCGGCATCCGGTGAATGTCCCGCGGCCGGTGCCGAAGTTCAAGCGGCACCCGTCCGGGCGCGCGTACTCGCGCTGGAAGATGTTGGGCAAGGTCAACGAAAGGTACTTCGGCAAACACGGGACTACGGAGGCGAACACCGCGTATCGGAGGTTCGCGCAGGACTGGACCGCGGGAAAGTACGACGCGGCTACCGAGTCTGGAATGAAATCGGCTGGCGGGATCTCGGTCGCTGCGCTCGCGGAAAAATGGCTGTCGCACGTCCGCGACTACTACACAAAGGACGGCAAGCCGACGAGCGAGGTCAGGACGTGTACCGCGGCCGCACGTCTGCTGATCGAGAGCGGGGAAAATCGCCTCGCGGTGGACTTCGACCCGGCGGCGCTCCGAACCTGTCGTCAGCTCTTTATCGACCGTGGCGGCGTGCGCGCCTCGGTAAACGCTTATGTTGGCCGCATCGTAAGAATGTTCGCGTGGGGTGCGGGCCAATCGCTCGTTCCGCCCACGGTTCATGGTGCGCTGAAGCTGGTCGAGAAGCTCAAGGCTGGTCGATCGGCGGCGCCGGACCGCGCCAAGAAGCGGCCCGCGACCGATGCGCAGATTGAAGCCACGCTCCCGCACCTCGCGCCCACGGACGCGAAGCGCCGGGCGAAGCTCGTGACGATGATCCGCCTGCAACGGTTGACGGGTATGCGGCCGGGCGAAGTGTGTGCGCTCGAAGCGGGAGACTTGGAGCGCACTACGGACGTGTGGATCTACCGCGTGGGGAAGGCCAATAAGAATCGGCACCGCGGCAAAGCGCAGACGTACTACCTGGGGCCGAAGGCGGTCTCGCTGCTGGCGCCGTACCTCGAAGGCAACCCGGCCGGGCCGATCTTCGGCGAAGGCCCGGAGGATTACAGCCAAGCCATCATTCGCGCCAGCGTGAAGGCCAAGTGCCGGTGGACACCCCACCAACTCCGGCACGCGCTCGCCACGGAGGTCGCGGAGAAGTTCCGCAGTCTCGACTACGCGGCGGCGGCCATCGGTGACACCAGGGCCGTAGCCGAGGCCTTTTACGTTCACATGGACCCCCAGATGCGCGCGAAGATCGAGATCGCCCGCGCGATGGGGTAG
- a CDS encoding YkgJ family cysteine cluster protein — MQVRSLPVLQNWDCHSCGDCCRSYAVPATAEERRRIEGQGWESLPEFQGVPFFVKRGGEFYLNHRADGGCVFLGADNLCRIHGKFGSAAKPLACRIYPFLLVPAGDHWNLGLRLACPSAAENKGRALSAQLGDAREYAAFFESTTSKAALEAPPPPLQGTQVVSWGDVARIATAFSKLLTNEVDPFERRWRKILSIIMMLRKATFDGGGDPKKAVTGGKLSEMLHVLGLAADDEEPKAATEVKRPGWAGRTVFRQLVAVFARKDHGAEKGTAQRGPVSRFMSAVKFASARGRVPKVHAVLPDSATFAAGEVPLGALSDTTVALLSRWHRMKIESLQFCGAPNFGLSVWEGLESLALTFPAAMWLARVLVAGGKTPDAAVTQAVRMVDDNFGFNPLLGSVRQKFALRLIANRGDLPRLVAWYGRASDK; from the coding sequence ATGCAAGTCCGCTCGCTACCCGTGTTGCAGAACTGGGATTGTCACTCGTGTGGCGACTGCTGCCGGTCGTATGCGGTGCCCGCGACCGCCGAAGAGCGCCGGCGCATCGAGGGGCAGGGCTGGGAATCGCTACCGGAGTTTCAGGGCGTCCCGTTCTTCGTGAAGCGCGGCGGCGAGTTCTACCTGAACCACCGGGCCGACGGCGGGTGCGTGTTCTTGGGCGCGGACAACCTGTGTCGCATTCACGGCAAGTTCGGCTCCGCCGCGAAGCCGCTCGCGTGCCGCATCTACCCGTTTTTGCTCGTGCCGGCGGGGGACCATTGGAACCTCGGGTTGCGGCTCGCGTGCCCGTCGGCGGCGGAGAACAAGGGCCGCGCGCTCAGCGCCCAACTCGGTGACGCGCGCGAGTACGCGGCGTTCTTTGAGAGCACCACATCAAAGGCCGCGCTCGAAGCACCGCCGCCACCCCTGCAAGGAACGCAGGTCGTTTCGTGGGGCGACGTGGCCCGGATCGCGACCGCGTTCTCGAAGCTGCTCACGAACGAAGTCGATCCGTTCGAGCGCCGGTGGCGCAAGATACTCTCCATCATCATGATGCTGCGCAAAGCGACGTTCGATGGTGGCGGTGATCCCAAGAAGGCCGTCACGGGCGGAAAACTCAGCGAGATGCTCCACGTGCTCGGGCTCGCGGCCGACGACGAGGAGCCGAAAGCGGCTACTGAAGTGAAGCGGCCCGGGTGGGCCGGGCGCACGGTGTTCCGGCAACTCGTGGCCGTGTTCGCGCGCAAGGACCACGGCGCCGAGAAGGGGACCGCCCAGCGCGGCCCGGTGAGCCGCTTCATGTCTGCGGTGAAGTTCGCGAGCGCACGCGGGCGCGTTCCGAAGGTCCACGCGGTTCTACCGGACTCGGCCACGTTCGCAGCGGGCGAAGTCCCGCTCGGCGCGCTGAGTGACACCACCGTCGCGCTGCTTTCACGCTGGCACCGGATGAAGATCGAATCGCTCCAGTTCTGCGGCGCGCCGAACTTCGGGCTGAGCGTGTGGGAGGGCTTGGAGTCGCTGGCGCTCACGTTCCCGGCCGCGATGTGGCTCGCGCGCGTGCTCGTTGCGGGGGGTAAAACGCCCGACGCGGCCGTAACCCAAGCGGTGCGGATGGTGGACGATAACTTCGGTTTCAACCCGCTCCTCGGCTCGGTTCGCCAGAAGTTCGCGCTCCGGCTGATCGCGAACCGCGGCGACTTGCCGCGCCTGGTCGCGTGGTACGGTCGCGCGAGCGACAAGTAG
- a CDS encoding LL-diaminopimelate aminotransferase has protein sequence MSASAPSASDPWFQTLFADRIGGANYGKGTDVYKFEKIKRAKRKALADHPERKLLDFGIGENDDMADATVRDALTREANKVENRGYADNGIQNYKDAAAEFMQRQFGVALDPVNEVCHCIGSKPAYAMLPAVFINPGDATLMTVPGYPVAGTWTRYLGGEVVRLPLLEKNGFFPDLDGIPDDVKKRAKLLVINYPNSPTGAVATRDFYKRVIEFAHKHQIVIVQDAAHILLSYKSEPLSFLQVEGAKEVGVEVHSMSKGFNMIGWRLGFVCGHPKIVQAYADVKDNSDSGQFMAVQHAAAHALRTPEIPVQIRAKYKRRLEKLVAALKQVGFKCEMPGGTYFLYASAPKSAGDLAFASAEAASQYLIHDQSVCCVPWDDAGAYLRFSVTYIANSEAEEDALMAETVARLKGMNLKF, from the coding sequence ATGTCCGCTTCCGCACCCTCCGCTTCCGATCCGTGGTTCCAAACGCTGTTCGCCGACCGCATCGGCGGGGCCAACTACGGCAAGGGCACCGACGTCTACAAGTTCGAGAAGATCAAGCGCGCCAAGCGGAAGGCGCTCGCCGATCACCCCGAGCGCAAGCTGCTCGACTTCGGCATCGGCGAAAACGACGACATGGCCGACGCGACCGTGCGCGACGCGCTCACGCGCGAGGCCAACAAGGTCGAGAACCGCGGGTACGCGGACAACGGCATCCAGAACTACAAGGACGCCGCCGCGGAGTTCATGCAGCGGCAGTTCGGCGTGGCGCTCGACCCGGTGAACGAGGTGTGCCACTGTATCGGCAGTAAGCCCGCCTACGCGATGCTCCCCGCGGTGTTCATCAACCCGGGCGACGCGACGCTCATGACCGTGCCCGGCTACCCGGTCGCCGGCACCTGGACGCGCTACCTAGGTGGCGAGGTGGTGCGACTGCCGCTGCTGGAAAAGAACGGGTTCTTCCCGGACCTCGACGGCATCCCCGACGACGTGAAGAAGCGGGCGAAGCTCCTCGTCATCAACTACCCGAACTCGCCGACCGGCGCGGTCGCGACGCGCGACTTCTACAAGCGCGTCATCGAGTTCGCCCACAAGCACCAGATCGTGATCGTGCAGGATGCAGCGCACATCCTCCTGAGCTACAAGTCCGAGCCGCTCAGCTTCCTCCAGGTCGAGGGCGCGAAGGAGGTCGGCGTCGAGGTCCACTCGATGTCGAAGGGCTTCAACATGATCGGCTGGCGCCTCGGCTTCGTGTGCGGGCACCCGAAGATCGTGCAGGCTTATGCCGACGTGAAGGACAACAGCGACAGCGGGCAGTTCATGGCGGTCCAGCACGCGGCCGCGCACGCACTGCGCACGCCCGAGATCCCCGTACAGATCCGGGCGAAGTACAAGCGCCGGCTCGAAAAGCTGGTCGCGGCGCTGAAGCAGGTGGGGTTCAAGTGCGAGATGCCGGGGGGCACGTACTTCCTCTACGCGAGCGCGCCCAAGTCGGCCGGCGACCTCGCGTTCGCTAGCGCCGAGGCCGCGTCGCAGTACCTGATTCACGACCAGTCCGTGTGCTGCGTGCCGTGGGACGACGCGGGTGCGTACCTGCGGTTCTCGGTGACGTACATTGCGAACAGCGAGGCCGAAGAGGACGCGCTGATGGCCGAAACCGTCGCACGGCTCAAAGGCATGAACCTGAAGTTCTGA
- a CDS encoding zinc-binding dehydrogenase — protein sequence MAITPEIRAAVFDGPGAPFRVEPTSRPTLSLGEALVRVSLCTVCGSDLHTFLGRRKEKTPCVLGHEPVGVVEEVAGDVRDVGGEPVRVGDRVVWAVAVSCGACFFCTRGLPQKCESLRKYGHEAITPQCGPVGGLSTHCHLLCGTAIVKVPAELPDVVAAPAGCATATVAAALRAGGVVEPTPPAPFPEKEGGAEPSSALSPSPFRGGVGEGLPPKPSSIVVFGLGMLGLTACAWADALGMTAIACDVSDGRLAQAARFGARHLAKPDALADFVKSLTQGRGADLALELSGAPDASRAALDVLRIGGTAVWVGAVFPTAPVSIEPETVVRRCLTVTGVHNYTPRDLASAVEFLAANHTRFPFAELVSKSFPLAEVNEAFRFAEAERPVRVAVACD from the coding sequence ATGGCAATTACTCCTGAGATCCGCGCCGCGGTCTTCGACGGTCCCGGTGCGCCGTTCCGCGTGGAGCCGACTTCGCGCCCGACACTGAGCCTGGGCGAAGCTCTGGTCCGCGTGTCGCTGTGTACCGTGTGTGGGAGCGACCTGCACACGTTCCTCGGGCGCCGGAAAGAAAAGACGCCCTGTGTGCTCGGGCACGAACCGGTCGGCGTTGTCGAAGAGGTGGCCGGCGACGTTCGCGATGTGGGCGGCGAACCGGTCCGCGTGGGTGACCGCGTGGTGTGGGCCGTGGCGGTGTCGTGTGGCGCGTGCTTCTTTTGCACGCGGGGGTTACCCCAAAAGTGCGAATCGCTCCGCAAGTACGGGCACGAGGCGATCACACCGCAATGCGGTCCGGTCGGCGGGCTGTCCACGCACTGTCACTTGCTCTGCGGCACCGCGATTGTGAAAGTGCCCGCGGAACTGCCCGATGTGGTCGCGGCGCCCGCCGGGTGTGCCACGGCTACCGTTGCGGCAGCGCTGCGAGCGGGGGGAGTGGTAGAACCTACCCCCCCAGCCCCCTTCCCTGAGAAGGAAGGGGGAGCAGAACCATCTTCTGCTTTAAGCCCCTCTCCGTTTAGGGGAGGGGTTGGGGAGGGGTTGCCTCCGAAGCCTTCCTCTATCGTCGTCTTCGGCTTGGGGATGCTCGGGCTGACGGCGTGTGCGTGGGCCGATGCGCTGGGGATGACCGCGATCGCGTGCGACGTGAGCGACGGCCGACTGGCGCAAGCGGCGCGGTTCGGGGCGCGGCACCTCGCGAAGCCGGATGCGCTCGCGGATTTCGTGAAGTCACTCACACAGGGGCGCGGCGCGGACCTCGCGCTTGAATTAAGCGGGGCGCCCGACGCCTCGCGCGCGGCCCTCGACGTGCTCCGCATCGGCGGAACGGCGGTGTGGGTCGGCGCGGTGTTCCCCACCGCGCCGGTTTCCATCGAGCCGGAAACGGTGGTTCGCCGGTGCCTCACCGTGACCGGCGTTCACAACTACACTCCGCGCGATCTCGCGTCCGCGGTCGAGTTCCTCGCGGCGAACCACACGCGGTTCCCGTTCGCGGAACTGGTATCGAAGTCATTTCCCCTGGCCGAAGTGAACGAGGCGTTCCGGTTCGCAGAGGCCGAGCGGCCGGTGCGCGTCGCCGTGGCGTGTGACTGA
- a CDS encoding AI-2E family transporter: MPAPDPRSDDRPAPPVLAKWRDPDVMYTVAALLVGAAAGWYLMLQLASVLRPLLIAVLLAYVLMPYHSRLRKHVGTPASIGVLAGSTAGVLVGLAFITSASVLALRDDVPQLEQRADALLTSLEQTVGSYAPWIAPVETGQPMRTQVTEQITFVVRLGLNVAATAMLEACVIALYLLFLLLEGTRFPDRVRRAYPADRAEQILQVAGQVNAAVISYLKAKVKSSLFLAVPVGVVLGLVGVKFALLWAVLTFLCNFIPYIGTMVAYVLPVGFTFLWFGPAWQPFAAAGLLFVCHGGSASVLEPMIIGNAVGVSPLVILGSLAFWGLLWGVPGMFLAVPLTAVMILVMEHFDQTRALAKLLKGG; encoded by the coding sequence ATGCCCGCACCCGATCCCCGGTCCGACGACCGGCCCGCGCCCCCCGTTCTGGCGAAGTGGCGCGACCCGGACGTCATGTACACGGTCGCGGCGCTCCTCGTCGGCGCGGCGGCCGGCTGGTACCTGATGCTGCAGCTCGCGTCGGTGCTGCGCCCGCTCCTGATCGCGGTGCTCCTCGCTTACGTCCTGATGCCGTACCACTCGCGGTTGCGGAAGCACGTCGGCACGCCCGCGTCGATCGGCGTCCTCGCCGGGAGCACGGCCGGCGTCCTGGTGGGGCTGGCGTTCATCACGTCGGCCAGCGTGCTCGCGCTCCGCGACGACGTGCCCCAACTCGAGCAGCGCGCCGACGCGCTACTGACGAGCCTGGAACAGACGGTTGGTTCGTATGCCCCCTGGATCGCGCCCGTTGAAACCGGTCAGCCGATGCGGACCCAGGTCACCGAGCAGATCACGTTCGTCGTCCGGCTGGGCCTCAACGTGGCCGCGACCGCGATGCTCGAGGCGTGCGTGATCGCCCTTTACTTGCTGTTCCTGTTGCTCGAGGGCACGCGGTTCCCGGACCGCGTGCGCCGGGCGTACCCCGCGGACCGGGCCGAGCAGATCCTGCAAGTGGCCGGGCAGGTGAACGCGGCCGTTATCAGCTACCTGAAGGCGAAGGTGAAGTCGAGCCTGTTCCTCGCGGTGCCGGTCGGCGTCGTGTTGGGGCTGGTGGGCGTGAAGTTCGCGCTCCTGTGGGCGGTGCTCACGTTCCTCTGCAACTTCATTCCGTACATCGGGACGATGGTGGCGTATGTGCTGCCGGTGGGGTTCACGTTCCTGTGGTTCGGCCCGGCGTGGCAGCCGTTCGCGGCGGCCGGATTGTTGTTCGTGTGCCACGGGGGATCGGCGTCGGTCCTCGAGCCGATGATTATCGGCAACGCGGTCGGCGTCAGCCCGCTCGTCATCCTCGGCTCGCTCGCGTTCTGGGGCCTGCTGTGGGGCGTCCCGGGAATGTTCCTCGCGGTCCCGCTCACCGCGGTGATGATTCTCGTGATGGAGCACTTCGACCAAACCCGCGCGCTCGCGAAGCTCCTCAAGGGCGGGTGA
- a CDS encoding Dabb family protein — MSSPRLAHNVFFKLKDAAPAKVQELVDACKKYLNVQPGIVFFAAGPLCAELDRDVNDRDWHVGLHLVFVDKAAHDAYQDDATHNKFIDENKPNWAGVRVFDSLV; from the coding sequence ATGTCCTCTCCCCGACTGGCCCACAACGTGTTCTTCAAACTGAAGGACGCTGCGCCGGCGAAGGTTCAGGAACTGGTCGATGCGTGCAAGAAGTACCTGAACGTGCAACCCGGTATCGTGTTCTTCGCGGCCGGCCCGCTGTGCGCGGAACTCGATCGCGACGTGAACGACCGCGACTGGCACGTCGGGCTGCACCTGGTGTTCGTGGACAAAGCGGCCCACGATGCGTACCAGGACGACGCGACGCACAACAAGTTCATCGACGAGAACAAGCCGAACTGGGCCGGGGTCCGCGTGTTCGATTCGCTGGTGTGA
- a CDS encoding carbon storage regulator, producing MLVLSRKLGEKIFIGENICITVVDIDRGKIRLGIEAPRDVPIYRQELLPLNQQQQRADAAAGQSNVPTVS from the coding sequence ATGCTCGTTCTGAGCCGTAAATTGGGCGAGAAGATTTTCATCGGTGAGAACATCTGTATCACGGTTGTGGACATCGACCGCGGCAAGATTCGATTGGGAATCGAAGCGCCGCGCGACGTGCCCATTTATCGGCAGGAGTTGCTCCCCTTAAACCAGCAGCAACAGCGGGCCGACGCCGCGGCCGGTCAGTCGAACGTTCCGACCGTTTCCTGA
- a CDS encoding low molecular weight protein tyrosine phosphatase family protein has product MRALFVCEGNRHRSPTAERLYSATPGVASRSAGLSPLARVELTEELLAWADMLFVMEARLEKLIRRRFALALDGKLLVCLKIPDDYQFMQPELIAVLTERLVPHLGEPNRA; this is encoded by the coding sequence GTGCGAGCACTGTTCGTCTGCGAGGGCAACCGGCACCGCAGCCCGACGGCCGAGCGCCTGTATTCCGCGACGCCCGGAGTCGCTTCGCGCTCGGCGGGTTTATCTCCGTTGGCGCGTGTGGAACTCACCGAAGAGTTGCTCGCTTGGGCGGATATGTTGTTCGTGATGGAGGCCCGGCTCGAAAAGCTCATCCGGCGCCGTTTCGCGCTCGCTCTCGACGGGAAACTGTTGGTTTGCCTGAAGATTCCCGACGACTACCAGTTCATGCAGCCGGAACTCATCGCCGTGTTGACCGAGCGGCTGGTTCCTCACCTCGGCGAACCGAATAGAGCGTGA